A region of the Geomonas subterranea genome:
TTGACCGCGATCCTGAGCCCCTGGAAGGTCCGGGTCGCCGGGTGCAGCCGCTCCTCCCACTTGGCCTTGGGTATGGCCCCCTTGATGATGTCCACCAGTTGCATGGTGGTCTCGATGGGGTGTTCCTGCCTGGCCTTCACGATGAAGGAGGCGATCCGCTTGGCCCAGCGCTCCTCGCCGTACTCCGCGATGATGCGGAACAGTTCGGCCTCGGAGAGGGTGTTCACCAGGTCCGCGGCGCTCGCGCCGGAGCTTCTGTCCATGCGCATGTCCAGGGGAGCGTCGGCCTGGAAGCTGAAGCCCCGCTCCTCCTTGTCCAGCTGGTGGCTCGAGACACCCAGGTCGAGGACGAAACCGTCGATGGCGTCCACGCCGGTCTCGGCCAGGGTTGCCGCTATCGAGGAGAAGTTCCTCTGGAAGATCCTGACCCGGTCGCCGAAGGGGGCGAGCCGTTCGCGGGCCACCGCGATCGCCTCCGCGTCCCGGTCGAACCCGATCAGCACGCCGTCCGGCGCGCTCGCGGTGAGCACCAGGCCGGCGTGGCCCGCGCCCCCGAGGGTGCCGTCCACGTAGATGCCGCCGGCCCTGGGGGCGAGCAGTTCGAGGACCTCGTCCGGGAGCACCGATATGTGATGGAAGTCCTCCATCTACAGGCCAAGCGCCGTGAGCCCCGGCGCGTCGATCGGGAAGTTCTGCTCGTCCTGGGCACAGACCTGGGCCCAGATGGCCTGGCTGTATATGTCGATTTTCTTCTGCATGCCGACGAAG
Encoded here:
- the rsmH gene encoding 16S rRNA (cytosine(1402)-N(4))-methyltransferase RsmH — translated: MEDFHHISVLPDEVLELLAPRAGGIYVDGTLGGAGHAGLVLTASAPDGVLIGFDRDAEAIAVARERLAPFGDRVRIFQRNFSSIAATLAETGVDAIDGFVLDLGVSSHQLDKEERGFSFQADAPLDMRMDRSSGASAADLVNTLSEAELFRIIAEYGEERWAKRIASFIVKARQEHPIETTMQLVDIIKGAIPKAKWEERLHPATRTFQGLRIAVNEELKSLEDGLTDLLKLLKPGGRGAVISFHSLEDRIVKEAFRNAAAGCTCPKELPICVCNRVPQYKVLTKKAVKAGDDELNANPRSRSARLRGIEKI